In one Candidatus Zixiibacteriota bacterium genomic region, the following are encoded:
- the accD gene encoding acetyl-CoA carboxylase, carboxyltransferase subunit beta gives MDWFRKTKDGLTPQERKEIPDGLWSKCSSCGEIIYTKQLEANFWVCAGCKYHFRISSRKYIKIILDNGELEEFDANLESMDPLKFRDSKKYPDRIKGAQAKSGLTDAVIAGIGKIDSIEISFAIMDFEFVGGSMGSVVGEKIARAIERAIERNIPLIIVSCSGGARMQEGILSLMQMAKTSALLAVLAEKGLPYISVLTNPTTAGVMASYASLGDVTIAEPKALLGFAGPRVIQQTIGQDLPPGFQSSEFFLEKGFLDKIVERSRLRETLALLLKYFQR, from the coding sequence ATGGACTGGTTTCGAAAAACTAAGGATGGTCTGACCCCGCAGGAACGGAAAGAAATTCCGGACGGCCTCTGGTCGAAATGCTCCTCCTGCGGCGAGATTATCTATACCAAACAGCTCGAGGCCAATTTCTGGGTCTGTGCCGGCTGCAAATATCATTTTCGTATTTCCAGCCGGAAATATATTAAAATCATTCTGGATAACGGTGAACTGGAAGAGTTTGATGCCAATCTGGAATCGATGGATCCCCTTAAATTCCGCGACTCCAAGAAATATCCCGACCGCATCAAAGGGGCCCAGGCCAAATCGGGTCTCACTGATGCCGTTATCGCCGGAATCGGCAAAATCGATTCGATCGAGATATCTTTTGCCATCATGGATTTTGAATTTGTCGGCGGGTCGATGGGTTCGGTGGTGGGGGAGAAGATTGCCCGGGCTATTGAACGGGCCATAGAGCGAAATATTCCACTTATCATTGTTTCCTGCTCCGGCGGGGCGCGGATGCAGGAGGGGATACTCTCGCTGATGCAAATGGCCAAAACCTCAGCCCTGCTGGCGGTGCTGGCCGAGAAGGGGCTTCCATATATTTCGGTGCTCACCAATCCGACCACGGCCGGCGTTATGGCCAGTTATGCCTCGCTGGGCGATGTCACGATTGCCGAGCCGAAAGCGCTCCTTGGTTTTGCGGGCCCCCGGGTCATCCAGCAGACTATCGGGCAGGACCTCCCGCCCGGCTTCCAATCTTCAGAATTCTTTCTCGAAAAGGGTTTTCTCGACAAAATTGTCGAGCGCAGCCGGCTTCGGGAAACTCTGGCGCTCCTGTTAAAATATTTTCAGAGATAA
- the rimI gene encoding ribosomal protein S18-alanine N-acetyltransferase — protein MSDPERVKEEVIIRPMARSDISTIVLIENRIFPDPWPTVAFEEELDNNGRGIIVSEVGGVIAGYAGYIIGPGEAHLTNIGVVPEFRGKAIAKILLNSILEISRKGECDYIFLDVRPSNTAAINLYNQFGFFELYRRPKYYRMPPEDAVVMVKTLTDESQ, from the coding sequence ATGAGCGACCCCGAGAGAGTAAAAGAGGAAGTTATTATCCGACCGATGGCCCGGTCAGATATTTCCACCATTGTTCTTATCGAGAACAGAATTTTCCCCGATCCTTGGCCAACTGTGGCTTTCGAGGAAGAACTGGACAATAATGGCCGGGGAATTATTGTGTCCGAGGTGGGCGGAGTAATTGCCGGTTATGCCGGGTATATAATCGGCCCTGGGGAAGCCCACTTGACCAATATCGGGGTGGTTCCCGAATTCCGGGGAAAAGCTATTGCCAAAATTCTATTAAATAGTATCTTAGAAATCTCCAGAAAGGGAGAGTGCGACTATATATTTCTGGATGTGCGGCCCAGCAACACGGCCGCCATTAATTTATATAACCAGTTCGGCTTCTTTGAGCTGTATCGGCGGCCCAAATATTATCGGATGCCCCCCGAAGATGCCGTGGTGATGGTCAAAACCCTGACGGATGAATCGCAATAA
- the tsaB gene encoding tRNA (adenosine(37)-N6)-threonylcarbamoyltransferase complex dimerization subunit type 1 TsaB, whose protein sequence is MFEIIPNLLAIESSTSVLRVGLSLSGSRFDFFESHDRFRHAEFIFKLISEVLSRNRVGKEQLEGIIVSTGPGSFTGLRIGMAAAKGLAVALRISVIGVSIFSSNAPRLFEQFGPTGMIVPSRRDEFYLGIVETTDFDDSRITVVRKDDLDAHLKGRPLFPLDFEAVNIDSLTSHIISPDQFSPDMADLFRAGGKRLLETGGEDIERLEPLYIQKFPVRKEP, encoded by the coding sequence ATGTTTGAAATCATACCCAATCTACTGGCCATAGAAAGTTCCACTTCAGTATTGCGGGTCGGCCTTTCCCTAAGCGGCAGTCGTTTTGATTTTTTCGAAAGCCATGACCGGTTTCGTCATGCCGAATTCATTTTCAAATTGATTTCCGAGGTTTTGAGCCGAAATCGGGTGGGGAAAGAGCAACTTGAAGGAATAATTGTCTCGACCGGCCCCGGTTCGTTTACCGGCCTGCGCATTGGAATGGCCGCGGCCAAAGGGCTGGCCGTGGCGCTCAGGATTTCAGTGATTGGTGTTTCGATATTTTCCTCCAATGCGCCCCGCCTGTTCGAGCAATTCGGCCCGACCGGCATGATTGTCCCCTCCCGACGGGATGAGTTTTACCTAGGAATAGTGGAGACCACCGATTTTGATGATAGCCGAATAACTGTCGTCCGGAAAGACGACCTGGACGCGCATCTCAAGGGACGGCCGTTGTTTCCGCTTGATTTTGAGGCCGTCAATATCGATTCCCTTACGAGTCATATCATCTCTCCGGATCAGTTTTCTCCCGATATGGCCGACCTTTTCCGTGCCGGCGGCAAAAGACTGCTGGAAACCGGGGGCGAAGATATCGAAAGGTTGGAGCCGCTCTATATTCAAAAATTCCCTGTCAGGAAGGAGCCATGA
- the tsaE gene encoding tRNA (adenosine(37)-N6)-threonylcarbamoyltransferase complex ATPase subunit type 1 TsaE, translating to MAQKNIDIIITGSEEETIRTGRRFAAILQNGDLVVLTGPLGAGKTCFIKGIALGLGVKEEEIKSPSFTLVNEYYGSRPLFHFDLYRMKLVSELYQIGWDDYLLRDGIVVVEWGEKAEEFLPEKRVEVAIDIISENERRLSITLLRD from the coding sequence ATGGCTCAGAAAAATATTGATATAATAATAACCGGGTCTGAGGAAGAGACTATCCGCACCGGGCGACGGTTTGCCGCTATCCTCCAAAATGGAGACCTGGTAGTTCTGACCGGCCCGCTCGGCGCCGGGAAAACCTGCTTTATCAAGGGCATTGCCCTCGGATTGGGGGTTAAAGAGGAGGAAATAAAATCCCCGTCGTTTACTCTGGTGAATGAATATTATGGCTCCAGACCTCTTTTTCATTTTGACCTTTATCGGATGAAATTAGTGTCGGAGTTGTATCAAATAGGTTGGGATGATTATCTTCTTCGTGATGGCATCGTCGTTGTCGAATGGGGAGAGAAAGCCGAGGAATTTCTCCCGGAAAAAAGGGTTGAAGTGGCGATTGATATCATTTCGGAAAATGAACGGCGTCTCAGCATCACTCTTCTGAGAGATTAA
- a CDS encoding bifunctional response regulator/alkaline phosphatase family protein encodes MMKKKILWVDDEIDSLKPHILFLEQKGFEVVTALSGDDALVKVRNENLDLVLLDEVMPGKDGLTTLEEIKDIKPHLPVVMVTKSEEESLMNEAIGQKIDDYLTKPVNPSQVLMVIKRFLDTRKIISESQMKRYITDVNRFNQKLYGVMEPKDWMEAARLLAEWDLELDNSPDAGLSQTHLGTRKDWNTEFTKYLEKNYARWIFAQERPVLSPDLLRKYMIPLLRQGRRVLLVVVDCMRLDQWLTIESLLAEFYNIERDTYFSILPSATPFARNALFAGQFPDAIAKRYPENWKDDDEGSLNRNEDQLLADLIVSEKVKLNSNVRYEKIYDNTEGEVLAKRVADYFQSELVAFVFNFLDILAHGRSNNVILKEIAGSEAAFRSLMKSWFIHSPLFSILKSFAEKEFTVIVTADHGSVLCSRGTMAHGRRDTSTNLRYKYGDNLNCDQKNALLIKKPEDFRLPRFNLATTYIIAKEDFYFVYPNKYNEYIRQFQNSFQHGGISLEEMVVPIITMTPK; translated from the coding sequence ATGATGAAGAAAAAAATATTATGGGTCGATGATGAAATCGACTCATTGAAACCTCATATCCTTTTTCTGGAACAGAAGGGATTTGAGGTGGTGACCGCCCTTTCCGGCGATGATGCGCTGGTGAAAGTGCGGAATGAGAATCTTGATTTGGTCCTGCTGGATGAGGTAATGCCGGGGAAAGACGGTCTCACAACGCTTGAGGAAATCAAGGATATCAAACCGCATTTACCGGTGGTGATGGTGACCAAGTCCGAAGAAGAAAGCCTGATGAATGAGGCGATCGGACAAAAGATAGATGACTATCTCACCAAGCCGGTCAATCCCTCTCAGGTTTTGATGGTCATCAAGAGGTTTCTGGATACCAGGAAAATCATCTCCGAAAGCCAGATGAAACGGTATATCACCGATGTAAATCGTTTTAACCAGAAATTGTACGGTGTGATGGAGCCGAAAGACTGGATGGAGGCAGCCCGGTTACTGGCGGAGTGGGATCTGGAACTGGATAACAGCCCCGATGCGGGACTTTCCCAGACACATCTCGGAACACGCAAGGATTGGAATACCGAATTCACCAAGTACCTGGAGAAGAATTACGCCCGATGGATTTTCGCGCAGGAACGACCGGTTCTATCGCCCGACCTCCTGCGGAAATATATGATTCCCCTGCTGCGGCAGGGACGCAGAGTCCTTCTGGTCGTGGTCGACTGCATGCGGCTGGACCAATGGCTGACAATCGAATCGCTTCTGGCGGAATTCTACAATATTGAACGTGACACCTATTTCTCTATTCTTCCCTCCGCCACCCCTTTTGCCCGCAATGCCCTTTTCGCCGGACAATTCCCCGATGCCATCGCCAAAAGATATCCGGAAAACTGGAAAGATGACGATGAAGGCTCTCTGAACCGGAATGAGGACCAGCTTCTCGCCGACCTGATCGTATCCGAAAAGGTCAAGCTGAATAGCAATGTTCGGTATGAAAAGATATATGACAACACCGAAGGGGAAGTGCTGGCCAAACGGGTGGCCGATTATTTTCAGTCGGAACTGGTGGCCTTTGTTTTCAATTTCCTCGATATTCTCGCGCATGGACGCTCCAATAATGTCATCCTGAAAGAAATCGCCGGAAGCGAGGCCGCTTTCCGTTCCCTGATGAAAAGCTGGTTCATTCATTCACCCCTCTTTTCAATTCTGAAATCGTTTGCCGAAAAGGAATTCACCGTTATTGTCACCGCCGACCACGGTTCGGTGCTCTGCTCTCGCGGAACCATGGCGCACGGACGGAGAGATACTTCCACCAATCTTCGGTACAAGTACGGCGATAATCTCAACTGTGACCAGAAAAATGCCCTCCTCATAAAGAAGCCGGAGGATTTCCGCCTGCCGCGATTCAACCTCGCCACCACCTACATCATTGCCAAGGAAGATTTTTACTTTGTCTATCCCAACAAATACAATGAATATATCCGGCAATTCCAAAATTCGTTCCAGCACGGCGGCATCTCGCTTGAGGAGATGGTGGTTCCTATCATCACTATGACTCCCAAGTGA
- a CDS encoding ATP-binding protein, giving the protein MNKKRNIRLAIGATTLFKLFLLAGIVLISIVFIWYTLDVIEQLKEDAEQMVRSYVNLWQKAASDSTSSGEVQIIFEEVIKKANFPVVIADPEGQPIFWRNVEGIIDNDPLPETRSRVQKLVDELKQSGREIPLKFGKTTINYFYYGDSPVIRQLQRMPFIEIGLVGAFILVGFIGFQNIRRSEERHIWVGMAKETAHQLGTPISSLMGWLELLPDKARGEGAVDKSTDIETADIFRQMKTDVDRLQRVANRFGQIGSKPELKEININVLLEETAAYYRRRLPYDGKGIQIICTLADLPPVKLNGELITWAVENLVKNSLQAVDPQKGRVEILSTLARDSYGLIVQVIDNGSGIPSGTARKLFRPGFTTKKRGWGLGLTLARRIVEDYHGGRITLLRSHPGETVFQIVLPLRKAVK; this is encoded by the coding sequence GTGAATAAGAAAAGAAACATCAGACTCGCCATCGGGGCGACGACCCTTTTCAAACTGTTTCTGCTGGCGGGAATTGTCCTCATCTCGATTGTTTTCATCTGGTATACCCTGGATGTCATTGAACAACTCAAGGAGGATGCCGAACAGATGGTGCGATCGTATGTCAATCTCTGGCAGAAAGCCGCCAGCGACAGCACTTCCAGCGGCGAGGTTCAAATCATTTTTGAAGAGGTGATTAAGAAGGCCAATTTCCCCGTGGTCATCGCCGATCCCGAAGGGCAGCCGATTTTCTGGCGCAATGTCGAAGGCATAATCGATAATGATCCTCTGCCCGAGACCAGATCCAGAGTGCAGAAGCTGGTCGATGAACTGAAGCAGAGCGGTCGGGAAATTCCGCTTAAATTCGGTAAAACGACCATTAACTATTTCTACTATGGTGATTCTCCTGTCATTCGGCAGTTGCAGCGGATGCCCTTTATCGAAATTGGGCTGGTCGGAGCCTTTATCCTGGTTGGATTTATCGGTTTCCAGAATATCCGGCGTTCCGAGGAACGACACATCTGGGTCGGTATGGCCAAAGAGACCGCGCACCAACTGGGCACGCCGATTTCCTCTTTGATGGGGTGGCTGGAATTGCTTCCGGATAAAGCCCGGGGTGAAGGCGCGGTCGATAAATCGACAGATATTGAGACGGCTGACATATTTCGGCAGATGAAGACCGATGTCGACCGGCTGCAGAGAGTGGCCAACCGGTTCGGCCAAATAGGCTCCAAGCCGGAATTGAAAGAAATCAATATAAATGTCCTCTTGGAAGAGACCGCTGCCTATTACCGGCGCCGTCTTCCTTATGACGGGAAAGGAATTCAAATCATCTGCACCCTGGCTGACCTGCCGCCGGTAAAATTAAACGGCGAACTGATTACTTGGGCCGTCGAAAACCTTGTAAAAAATTCGCTTCAAGCCGTTGACCCTCAGAAAGGACGGGTAGAGATTCTATCCACTCTTGCCCGGGACTCCTACGGATTGATCGTTCAAGTCATTGATAATGGAAGCGGTATACCGTCGGGCACGGCCCGGAAATTGTTCCGCCCCGGCTTTACGACCAAAAAACGAGGCTGGGGACTGGGACTGACCCTGGCCCGCCGCATCGTCGAGGATTATCACGGCGGAAGAATAACCCTGCTCCGGTCGCACCCCGGGGAAACCGTTTTCCAGATTGTCCTGCCCCTCCGAAAAGCGGTCAAATAA
- the serS gene encoding serine--tRNA ligase — MLDIKFIRENPQLVKDAVKNKNEKADIDEILQLDTRRRAIIAEVEQLKALRNKVSEEIANKKKAKQDAAADIARMKEVGDKIASQDNELRELEEGLNQKLKWVPNIPHPSVPIGCDEGCNETIKEWGTIPQFSFTPLPHWDLGEKFGLLDLPAAAKIAGSGFYVLKGIGAKLQRALISFMLDTHGRDGFTEICPPFLANAESMTGTGQLPKLAADMYKLAEENLYLIPTAEVPVTNLHRDEILPVEKLPVYYVAYTPCFRREAGAAGKDTRGMIRVHQFDKVEMVKIVHPDRSYEEHETLLQQAEKIIQALKIPYRVRLLSTGDLSFAGAKCYDIEIWAAGMGKYLEISSVTNFEAFQARRMNTRFRDKDKKVHFVHTLNGSGVALARLVPVILENNQTEYGTILIPEVLRPYLGGLAEITGRE; from the coding sequence ATGCTTGATATTAAATTTATCCGGGAAAACCCGCAACTGGTTAAAGATGCGGTCAAAAACAAGAACGAGAAGGCAGATATTGACGAAATCCTTCAGCTTGACACACGCCGCAGGGCCATTATTGCCGAGGTCGAGCAGCTAAAGGCCTTGCGCAACAAAGTCAGTGAGGAGATTGCAAACAAGAAAAAGGCCAAGCAAGATGCTGCTGCCGACATCGCGCGGATGAAAGAAGTCGGTGACAAAATTGCCTCTCAGGATAATGAACTGCGGGAATTGGAAGAAGGATTGAATCAGAAACTTAAATGGGTTCCCAATATTCCGCATCCGTCGGTCCCAATCGGATGTGATGAAGGGTGCAACGAAACCATCAAAGAATGGGGGACAATACCGCAGTTTTCCTTCACGCCTCTGCCACACTGGGATCTGGGGGAAAAATTCGGATTGCTCGATCTTCCCGCCGCGGCCAAGATCGCCGGGTCTGGTTTCTATGTCTTGAAAGGAATCGGTGCGAAACTTCAGCGAGCTTTGATATCTTTCATGCTCGATACTCACGGCCGCGATGGTTTCACCGAGATCTGTCCTCCTTTTCTGGCCAATGCCGAGTCCATGACCGGCACCGGTCAGCTCCCCAAATTGGCCGCCGATATGTACAAATTGGCCGAGGAAAACCTCTATCTCATCCCGACCGCGGAAGTGCCGGTGACCAATCTCCATCGAGATGAAATACTTCCCGTAGAGAAGCTGCCGGTTTACTATGTCGCCTATACCCCCTGCTTCCGGCGTGAGGCGGGCGCGGCCGGGAAAGATACCCGCGGGATGATCAGAGTTCATCAGTTCGATAAGGTGGAAATGGTCAAAATCGTCCATCCGGATAGATCCTATGAAGAACATGAAACTCTGTTACAGCAGGCGGAGAAAATCATCCAGGCGCTTAAAATCCCGTATCGGGTACGGCTTCTCTCCACCGGCGATTTATCTTTTGCCGGGGCCAAATGCTACGATATCGAAATCTGGGCGGCCGGCATGGGAAAATACCTGGAGATATCCTCGGTCACCAATTTCGAGGCTTTCCAGGCCCGTCGCATGAACACCCGATTTCGCGATAAGGATAAAAAAGTCCACTTTGTCCATACGCTCAACGGCTCCGGGGTCGCTCTGGCACGGCTGGTGCCGGTCATCCTTGAAAATAATCAAACCGAATACGGGACCATTTTGATACCTGAGGTTTTGCGACCTTATCTGGGCGGCCTTGCGGAAATAACCGGACGTGAATAA
- the rpmB gene encoding 50S ribosomal protein L28 encodes MAKVCEICGKKPAVGANVSHAHNVTKRRWNPNLRNVRASVDGSVRTVKICTGCLKAGKILKVTRAKKAVPAK; translated from the coding sequence ATGGCTAAAGTATGCGAAATCTGTGGGAAAAAGCCTGCTGTCGGGGCCAATGTCTCCCACGCCCATAATGTGACCAAAAGGCGCTGGAATCCGAATCTCCGCAATGTTCGGGCCAGTGTCGATGGGTCGGTCAGGACTGTCAAGATATGCACCGGTTGCCTTAAGGCCGGGAAAATTCTGAAAGTCACCAGAGCCAAAAAAGCGGTTCCGGCGAAATAG
- a CDS encoding M6 family metalloprotease domain-containing protein, which produces MKRLLLPVLFIFSLLFLTTLLKAMPPSEKVLQQLKDEGRFDEYVRITAEARARGFDVPMSDDGKLPKSKAFAQLTVMRVLVILIDYPDKPYTAGAAAPTPAHFDSVLFSDGRKNPTGSMKEFYIENSYGNFILQGDVVGWYRASQLFRYYTNFCDGSHGFGPYPNNAQKLAEEAVALADPDVDYSLYDNDQNGYVDGIFVVHSGTGTEESGDDCEIWSHASGIPAQFRDGVYVSSYSMEPEEAVGGPMISIGVFCHEYGHTLGLPDLYDYDYSSRGCGNWTLMAGGSWNGGTRLPAQLDVWSKNQLGFLSVTNVTSNLKDVSIPAVEWNPVGYRLWSGGSMGSQYFLVENRRKQGFDAALPGEGILIYHVDETVWGNDNEWHPHIMVEQADGRFDLQNNNGGGDGSDPYPGAGGVTHFDDKTNPNSKSYAPATTQVAVWDISYSDSIMNANLDINWSHPYYILDSSKFVDPNGDGFYDPGETVRFYFFLKNDWLTANGVTVTLSSPDPNIIFTTPSVSLSAINGNGGKVNNLSVPIEYVVPNTINPIIDSFYLTIESDGGTFYDRIALEKEVGHTRILTVNGDHNGSYEDIYVGDLHAMRVPTHIWRKNTAGSPTGSLLSNYTTVIWYTGDSAADFLTPNDIAAMKQFLDNGGRLFLTGQGLAGELRNEDSLFLDNYLHARFGGNLFYFIHLGVAGSHIGDGFKVRYDNVGTQVFSLSQQIIPINGAQPEFKFQIGNNYSALSYQGTFKVVYFNWGYEALLNTATAYARRDTIMTRILLFLDGWAAPPCFDTDGDGFGNPNHPENVCRLDNCPSVSNPGQEDADGDGVGDVCDNCSATANPLQSDQDGDGFGDACDNCPSVANLEQADGDGDGIGNLCDNCPAMANADQADADHDGIGNVCDNCPNIANPGQEDSDSDGIGDACEFICGDINGNQLVNIQDVTYLINFLYKGGPAPIPPLSGDVNASGITNIQDVTYLINFLYKGGPVPHCL; this is translated from the coding sequence ATGAAACGTCTTTTACTGCCGGTTCTTTTTATTTTCTCACTTCTTTTCCTTACCACTTTGCTAAAGGCCATGCCCCCTTCCGAAAAAGTTTTGCAACAACTTAAAGACGAGGGGAGATTTGATGAATATGTCAGGATAACTGCCGAGGCACGAGCCCGGGGGTTTGATGTACCGATGTCCGATGACGGTAAGCTCCCAAAAAGCAAGGCCTTTGCGCAACTGACGGTTATGCGGGTGCTGGTTATTCTTATTGATTACCCTGACAAGCCGTATACGGCAGGAGCGGCGGCGCCTACGCCTGCCCACTTTGATTCTGTCCTTTTTTCGGACGGCAGAAAGAATCCGACCGGCTCGATGAAAGAATTCTATATCGAAAACTCTTATGGCAATTTTATTCTTCAGGGAGATGTGGTCGGATGGTACCGAGCCTCGCAGCTATTCAGATATTACACAAACTTTTGTGACGGTTCGCACGGATTTGGACCTTATCCCAATAATGCCCAAAAATTAGCGGAAGAGGCGGTCGCTCTGGCCGATCCCGATGTCGACTATTCACTTTATGATAATGACCAGAACGGCTATGTTGACGGCATTTTTGTCGTTCATTCCGGCACCGGCACGGAGGAATCGGGCGATGACTGCGAGATCTGGTCGCATGCCTCGGGCATTCCCGCCCAGTTCAGAGACGGTGTGTATGTCTCATCATACTCGATGGAGCCGGAAGAAGCGGTCGGCGGCCCGATGATTTCGATCGGCGTCTTTTGTCATGAATATGGCCACACTCTCGGTCTTCCCGACCTATATGATTACGATTATTCCTCGCGTGGTTGCGGCAATTGGACGCTCATGGCGGGAGGAAGCTGGAACGGGGGAACGCGTCTTCCGGCTCAGCTTGATGTATGGAGCAAGAACCAACTGGGCTTTTTGTCCGTCACCAATGTAACCTCCAATTTGAAAGACGTGTCAATCCCGGCGGTGGAATGGAATCCGGTCGGGTATCGCCTCTGGTCGGGGGGGTCGATGGGCAGTCAATATTTTCTGGTTGAGAATCGCCGGAAACAGGGATTTGATGCCGCTCTTCCGGGGGAAGGAATTCTGATTTATCATGTTGATGAGACAGTCTGGGGTAACGATAACGAATGGCATCCGCACATTATGGTGGAGCAGGCGGATGGGAGATTCGATCTCCAGAACAATAACGGCGGCGGCGACGGCTCCGACCCTTATCCGGGTGCCGGCGGTGTCACTCATTTTGACGATAAGACCAATCCCAATTCGAAATCATATGCTCCGGCCACGACGCAGGTAGCGGTTTGGGATATATCCTATTCCGATTCGATCATGAATGCCAACCTCGACATAAACTGGTCGCACCCTTATTATATACTCGATTCGTCCAAATTTGTCGACCCTAACGGTGATGGTTTCTATGATCCCGGTGAGACGGTCCGCTTCTATTTTTTCCTGAAAAACGACTGGCTGACCGCCAACGGTGTCACCGTAACTCTTTCATCGCCCGACCCCAATATAATCTTCACCACACCTTCGGTCTCTCTCTCGGCTATCAATGGTAATGGGGGAAAAGTCAACAATTTATCTGTCCCGATTGAGTATGTGGTTCCTAATACAATTAATCCGATCATTGATTCTTTTTACTTGACCATCGAGTCCGATGGCGGCACTTTTTATGACAGAATCGCTCTGGAAAAGGAAGTCGGGCACACGCGCATCCTGACCGTCAATGGCGACCATAATGGAAGCTACGAGGATATCTATGTCGGTGACCTGCATGCAATGCGGGTTCCCACGCATATCTGGCGCAAGAATACCGCCGGTTCGCCCACCGGATCGCTGCTCAGTAATTACACTACCGTAATTTGGTACACCGGCGACAGCGCCGCCGACTTTCTCACGCCAAATGATATAGCCGCAATGAAACAATTTCTGGATAACGGCGGCCGGCTCTTCCTGACCGGCCAGGGCCTGGCCGGAGAGCTTCGGAATGAAGACTCCCTCTTTCTGGACAATTACCTGCATGCTCGCTTTGGAGGCAACCTTTTCTATTTTATACATCTGGGAGTCGCCGGTTCGCACATTGGAGATGGTTTCAAGGTTCGTTATGACAACGTCGGCACGCAGGTTTTTTCGCTTTCACAGCAGATTATACCTATCAACGGCGCCCAGCCGGAATTCAAGTTTCAGATTGGCAACAACTATTCCGCGCTCAGTTATCAGGGGACATTCAAAGTTGTTTACTTCAACTGGGGTTATGAGGCATTACTTAATACGGCCACTGCTTATGCCCGTCGCGACACAATAATGACCCGTATCCTGCTCTTTCTTGACGGCTGGGCTGCTCCCCCCTGTTTTGACACCGACGGCGACGGGTTCGGCAATCCCAATCATCCGGAAAATGTCTGCCGTCTGGACAACTGTCCCAGTGTGAGCAATCCTGGGCAGGAGGATGCCGACGGTGATGGTGTCGGCGACGTCTGCGACAACTGCTCTGCCACGGCCAATCCTTTACAGAGCGATCAGGACGGCGACGGGTTCGGCGATGCCTGCGACAATTGCCCCAGTGTCGCCAATCTTGAACAGGCCGATGGCGACGGCGACGGAATCGGTAATCTGTGCGACAATTGCCCCGCTATGGCTAACGCAGACCAGGCGGATGCCGACCATGACGGAATTGGTAATGTCTGCGATAATTGCCCGAATATCGCCAATCCGGGTCAGGAAGATTCCGACAGTGACGGCATCGGTGATGCCTGTGAATTCATCTGCGGTGATATCAATGGGAATCAACTGGTCAATATCCAGGATGTGACATATCTTATCAACTTCTTGTACAAAGGCGGCCCGGCGCCGATTCCACCTCTTTCGGGCGATGTCAATGCCAGCGGCATAACTAATATTCAGGACGTAACTTATCTGATCAATTTCCTGTATAAGGGGGGGCCGGTTCCGCATTGTCTATAG